In a single window of the Arachis hypogaea cultivar Tifrunner chromosome 6, arahy.Tifrunner.gnm2.J5K5, whole genome shotgun sequence genome:
- the LOC112695679 gene encoding squamosa promoter-binding-like protein 1 produces MEARFGTEALQFYAMGGSSVGKRSMEWDLNDWKWDGDLFIARPLNPGPEHRQFFPAGTRIPVAGGPSNSNSSSSCSDEVDLGIRGGNKEGDKKRRVVVLEDDALNEESGTLSLKLGGGVGGHGGAQIGSWEGVNGKKSRVAGGNSNRAVCQVEDCGADLSSAKDYHRRHKVCEMHSKATKALVGNAMQRFCQQCSRFHMLQEFDEGKRSCRRRLAGHNKRRRKTNNDAVPNATSLNDDQTISYLLISLLKILSNMHSDRSDQTTDQDLLTHLLRSLASQNGDQGGKNLSNLLAQPENLLKEGSSSGKSEMVSTLFSNGSQGSPSVIQQHQAISVAELQHQVMHAHDIMPTDQQIMSSTKPSASNSPPTYSEARDSTAGQTKINNFDLNDIYIDSDDGIEDIEKLPVSANLGTSSLEYPWTQHDSHQSSPPQTSGNSDSASAQSPSSSSGEAQSRTDRIVFKLFGKEPNDFPLVLRAQILDWLSHSPTDMESYIRPGCIVLTIYLRQSEAMWEELCYDLTSSLSRLLDVSDVDFWRTGWVHIRVQHQLAFVFNGQVVIDTSLPFRSNNYGKILSVSPIAVPASKTAHFSVKGINLNRPATRLLCALEGNYLSCEDAHESMDQGSKELEELQCIQFSCSVPVINGRGFIEIEDQGLSSSYFPFIVAEEDVCSEICVLEPLIEVSDIDPDNEGTGKIKAKNQAMDFIHEMGWLLHRSQLRSRMVHLNSSVELFPLKRFKWLMEFSVDRDWCAVVKKLLNLLLSGTVGTGDHQSLHLALSEMGLLHKAVRRNSRQLVELLLRYVPENISDKLGHEDMALVGGENQSFLFRPDAAGPAGLTPLHIAAGKDGSEEVLDALTNDPCMVGIEAWKSARDSTGSTPEDYARLRGHYAYIHLVQKKINKRQGGAHVVVDIPSNLTGFNTNQKQNETTSFDIVGKAEGRSAQKQCKLCDNKLSCRAVVGKSLAYRPAMLSMVAIAAVCVCVALLFKSSPEVLYVFRPFRWESLEYGTS; encoded by the exons ATGGAAGCTAGATTTGGTACTGAAGCTCTTCAATTCTATGCTATGGGTGGGTCCTCAGTGGGGAAGAGGTCCATGGAGTGGGATTTGAATGATTGGAAATGGGATGGTGATCTATTCATAGCTAGGCCTTTGAATCCTGGGCCTGAACACAGGCAATTCTTCCCTGCTGGTACCAGGATCCCTGTGGCCGGGGGTCCTTCCAACTCTAATAGCTCATCCTCGTGTTCTGATGAGGTAGATCTCGGGATTCGTGGAGGGAACAAGGAAGGGGATAAGAAGAGGAGGGTTGTTGTGCTGGAGGATGATGCTTTGAATGAGGAATCTGGTACTCTTAGCTTAAAGCTCGGTGGTGGTGTTGGCGGGCATGGTGGTGCCCAAATTGGTAGCTGGGAAGGAGTGAACGGGAAGAAGAGCAGAGTAGCTGGAGGCAATTCGAATCGGGCTGTTTGCCAAGTGGAGGATTGTGGTGCAGATCTCAGCAGTGCTAAAGATTATCACAGGCGCCATAAAGTTTGTGAGATGCACTCCAAGGCCACTAAGGCACTTGTGGGAAATGCAATGCAACGATTCTGCCAACAATGTAGTAG GTTTCACATGCTCCAAGAGTTTGATGAAGGAAAGAGAAGCTGTCGAAGACGTTTGGCAGGCCACAATAAGCGGAGGAGGAAAACAAACAACGACGCTGTTCCTAATGCAACTTCACTAAATGATGATCAGACAATTAGTTACCTGCTGATAAGTTTATTGAAGATACTTTCAAACATGCATT CTGACAGGTCAGATCAGACCACCGATCAGGATCTGCTGACTCACTTGCTTAGGAGTCTTGCTAGTCAAAATGGTGATCAAGGGGGTAAGAACTTGTCAAACCTTTTGGCTCAACCAGAGAATTTGTTGAAAGAAGGGAGCTCATCTGGGAAGTCTGAGATGGTTTCCACTTTATTCTCAAATGGATCTCAAGGCTCTCCATCTGTAATACAACAGCATCAAGCAATTTCTGTAGCTGAGCTCCAACATCAGGTGATGCATGCACATGATATTATGCCTACTGATCAACAAATCATGTCTTCTACAAAGCCCAGCGCTTCAAATAGTCCTCCAACTTACTCAGAAGCCCGAGACAGTACTGCTGGACAGACAAAGATAAACAATTTTGATTTGAATGACATATATATCGACTCAGATGATGGCATAGAAGATATTGAAAAGTTGCCTGTCTCTGCAAATCTCGGTACTAGCTCTCTTGAATACCCATGGACACAACATGACTCTCATCAGTCAAGTCCACCTCAAACAAGTGGCAACTCTGATTCTGCATCTGCTCAGTCCCCTAGTAGTTCTAGTGGAGAAGCTCAG AGTCGCACAGATCGAATTGTTTTTAAACTCTTTGGCAAAGAACCAAATGATTTCCCTCTTGTACTTAGAGCACAG ATTCTTGACTGGTTATCCCACAGTCCAACTGACATGGAAAGCTATATCCGGCCTGGTTGTATTGTTCTGACCATTTATCTGCGCCAGTCTGAAGCTATGTGGGAGGAA CTTTGCTATGATTTGACTTCCAGCTTGAGTAGGCTTCTGGATGTCTCAGATGTTGATTTTTGGAGGACTGGATGGGTTCATATCCGGGTGCAGCATCAGCTAGCATTTGTTTTCAATG GTCAGGTTGTCATAGATACATCCTTACCTTTCAGAAGCAACAATTACGGCAAGATTCTTAGTGTTAGTCCAATTGCTGTACCAGCATCAAAAACAGCTCATTTTTCTGTCAAGGGCATCAACCTGAATCGCCCGGCCACAAG GTTATTGTGTGCTTTAGAAGGAAATTATCTATCTTGTGAAGATGCTCATGAGTCGATGGATCAAGGCTCCAAGGAGCTTGAAGAGCTTCAATGTATCCAATTTTCATGTTCTGTCCCCGTGATAAATGGAAGAGGATTTATTGAG ATTGAGGATCAGGGTCTAAGCAGCAGCTATTTTCCTTTCATTGTTGCTGAGGAGGACGTTTGCTCTGAAATCTGTGTGCTTGAGCCCTTAATAGAAGTAAGTGATATTGATCCCGATAATGAAGGGACTGGAAAAATTAAAGCCAAAAACCAAGCCATGGatttcattcatgaaatgggtTGGCTTCTTCACAGAAGCCAATTGAGATCACGGATGGTTCACTTGAACTCTAGTGTAGAACTCTTTCCACTAAAACGATTCAAGTGGCTCATGGAGTTCTCTGTGGACCGTGATTGGTGTGCTGTAGTGAAAAAACTACTGAACCTACTGCTTAGTGGAACAGTGGGCACAGGAGATCACCAATCACTTCATCTTGCACTTTCAGAGATGGGTCTCCTTCATAAAGCTGTCAGGAGAAATAGCAGGCAATTGGTGGAGCTACTTTTGAGATATGTTCCCGAGAATATTTCTGACAAACTAGGACATGAAGACATGGCTCTGGTTGGCGGAGAGAATCAGAGTTTCTTGTTTAGACCCGATGCTGCTGGTCCTGCTGGTTTGACACCACTCCATATAGCAGCTGGGAAAGATGGTTCAGAGGAAGTACTGGATGCGTTAACCAACGATCCTTGCATG gtGGGAATCGAAGCATGGAAGAGCGCTCGTGATAGCACAGGCTCGACCCCCGAGGATTATGCACGTTTACGAGGCCATTATGCTTACATTCACCTGGTGCAGAAGAAAATCAACAAGAGGCAAGGAGGGGCTCATGTTGTGGTTGACATTCCAAGCAATCTGACTGGGTTCAATACAAACCAGAAGCAAAATGAGACGACCAGCTTCGACATTGTTGGAAAGGCTGAAGGAAGAAGTGCCCAAAAGCAGTGCAAACTATGTGATAATAAGTTGTCTTGTAGAGCTGTAGTAGGCAAGTCTCTGGCATACAGACCTGCTATGCTGTCGATGGTGGCTATAGCAGCAGTCTGTGTCTGTGTCGCGCTTCTGTTTAAGAGCTCGCCGGAAGTTCTGTACGTGTTCCGCCCATTCAGGTGGGAATCGTTGGAGTACGGAACAAGCTGA
- the LOC112695681 gene encoding S-adenosylmethionine synthase 1: protein MATETFLFTSESVNEGHPDKLCDQVSDAVLDACLQQDPDSKVACETCTKTNMVMVFGEITTKANVDYEKIVRDTCRNIGFVSDDVGLDADKCKVLVNIEQQSPDIAQGVHGHFTKRPEEVGAGDQGHMFGYATDETPELMPLSHVLATKLGARLTEVRKNGTCAWLRPDGKTQVTVEYYNDNGAMVPVRVHTVLISTQHDETVTNDQIAADLKEHVIKPVIPEKYLDDRTIFHLNPSGRFVIGGPHGDAGLTGRKIIIDTYGGWGAHGGGAFSGKDPTKVDRSGAYIVRQAAKSIVASGLARRCLVQVSYAIGVPEPLSVFVESYGTGKIPDKEILQIVKENFDFRPGMITINLDLKRGGNRFLKTAAYGHFGRDDADFTWEIVKPLKWDKPQA from the coding sequence ATGGCCACCGAGACCTTCCTTTTTACTTCCGAATCTGTCAACGAGGGTCACCCTGACAAGCTCTGCGACCAGGTCTCTGATGCAGTTCTCGATGCCTGCCTCCAGCAGGATCCCGATAGTAAGGTTGCCTGTGAGACCTGCACCAAGACCAACATGGTCATGGTGTTTGGAGAAATAACAACCAAGGCCAATGTAGACTATGAGAAGATTGTCCGTGACACTTGCCGCAACATTGGATTTGTCTCTGATGATGTCGGTCTTGATGCTGACAAATGCAAGGTCTTGGTCAACATTGAGCAGCAGAGCCCCGATATTGCACAGGGTGTCCATGGCCACTTTACCAAGCGCCCAGAGGAGGTTGGTGCTGGTGACCAGGGTCACATGTTTGGTTATGCTACTGATGAAACCCCGGAACTCATGCCTCTCAGCCATGTCCTTGCAACAAAACTTGGCGCCCGCCTCACCGAGGTTAGGAAGAATGGTACATGTGCTTGGCTGAGACCAGATGGTAAGACTCAAGTAACTGTTGAGTACTACAATGACAATGGTGCCATGGTCCCAGTTCGCGTCCACACTGTCCTTATTTCCACCCAGCATGATGAGACTGTTACCAATGACCAAATTGCTGCTGATCTTAAGGAGCATGTTATCAAGCCTGTCATTCCTGAGAAGTACCTTGATGACAGGACCATCTTCCACCTTAACCCTTCTGGCCGCTTTGTCATTGGTGGCCCTCATGGTGATGCCGGTCTCACTGGAAGAAAGATCATCATTGATACTTATGGTGGCTGGGGTGCTCATGGTGGTGGTGCTTTctctggaaaggaccctaccaagGTCGACAGAAGCGGTGCCTATATCGTAAGGCAGGCAGCAAAGAGTATTGTGGCTAGCGGTCTTGCCCGCAGGTGTCTTGTTCAGGTTTCCTATGCCATTGGTGTCCCTGAGCCCTTGTCAGTCTTTGTTGAATCTTATGGAACTGGGAAGATCCCTGACAAGGAGATCCTTCAAATTGTGAAGGAGAACTTCGACTTCAGGCCCGGAATGATCACCATTAACTTGGACCTCAAGAGGGGTGGCAACAGGTTCTTGAAGACAGCTGCTTATGGACACTTCGGAAGGGATGACGCAGATTTCACCTGGGAAATTGTTAAGCCACTCAAGTGGGACAAGCCTCAGGCATGA